The Kitasatospora paranensis genome has a window encoding:
- a CDS encoding lactate 2-monooxygenase, which produces MTGAVPRLPADLTRLEQLAEQRLGPGPVGYVAGSAGNGSTERANRAALDAHRIVPRMLRDVSSRDLRTELFGRNLPAPLALAPVGVLSIMHPDAEPAAARAAAGEGVPFVLSSASSTPMEQVAEAMGDGERWFQLYWAKDREVTRSFLTRAKASGFTALFVTLDTPLLAWRPRDLDQAYLPFLHGVGTANYFTDPAFLAGLAKPVHEDPNAAVLHFVGMFADPGKTWPDLAFLRENWDGPIVLKGILHPDDARLAAEAGMDGVVVSNHGGRQVNGSIGAAEALPAVAAAVGDRLTVLFDSGIRTGDDVFKALALGADAVLLGRPYAYGLGLDGQAGVTHVIRSLLAEFDLTLALSGHRTPGALDASALAG; this is translated from the coding sequence ATGACCGGCGCCGTCCCCCGGCTGCCGGCCGACCTGACCCGGCTGGAGCAGCTGGCCGAGCAGCGGCTCGGGCCCGGCCCGGTCGGGTACGTCGCGGGCAGCGCCGGCAACGGCAGCACCGAGCGGGCCAACCGGGCCGCCCTCGACGCGCACCGGATCGTGCCCCGGATGCTGCGCGACGTCTCCTCCCGGGACCTGCGCACCGAGCTGTTCGGCCGGAACCTGCCGGCGCCGCTGGCGCTGGCCCCGGTCGGGGTGCTGTCGATCATGCATCCGGACGCCGAGCCGGCCGCGGCCCGCGCCGCCGCCGGCGAGGGCGTGCCGTTCGTGCTGTCCTCGGCGTCCAGCACCCCGATGGAGCAGGTCGCCGAGGCGATGGGCGACGGCGAACGGTGGTTCCAGCTCTACTGGGCCAAGGACCGGGAGGTCACCCGGTCGTTCCTGACCCGGGCGAAGGCGTCCGGGTTCACCGCGCTGTTCGTCACCCTGGACACCCCGCTGCTGGCCTGGCGGCCGCGCGACCTCGACCAGGCGTACCTGCCGTTCCTGCACGGCGTCGGCACGGCGAACTACTTCACCGACCCGGCCTTCCTGGCCGGGCTGGCCAAGCCCGTCCACGAGGACCCGAACGCCGCGGTACTGCACTTCGTGGGCATGTTCGCCGACCCCGGCAAGACCTGGCCGGACCTCGCCTTCCTGCGCGAGAACTGGGACGGCCCGATCGTGCTGAAGGGGATCCTGCACCCGGACGACGCCCGGCTCGCCGCCGAGGCGGGCATGGACGGCGTGGTGGTCTCCAACCACGGCGGCCGTCAGGTGAACGGTTCGATCGGCGCCGCCGAGGCGCTGCCCGCGGTGGCCGCCGCGGTCGGCGACCGGCTCACCGTCCTGTTCGACAGCGGGATCCGCACCGGCGACGACGTGTTCAAGGCCCTGGCGCTCGGCGCCGACGCCGTCCTGCTCGGCCGCCCGTACGCCTACGGGCTGGGCCTGGACGGGCAGGCCGGGGTGACCCACGTGATCCGGTCGCTGCTCGCCGAGTTCGACCTCACCCTGGCGCTCTCCGGCCACCGCACCCCGGGCGCCCTGGACGCGTCCGCGCTGGCCGGCTGA
- a CDS encoding NADP-dependent oxidoreductase: MPGTNRQIRLAARPVGEVKPEDWEHAEAPAAEPGEGEFAGRTRFVSLDPAMRGWLDDRPSYLPPVGLGEVMRAGSVVEVTASNHPRYQVGDLVVGTFGVQEQVVSDGRGTVRIDASVAPPSTYLGALGMPGMTAYFGLLEVGALKEGETVVVSGAAGAVGSLVGQIAKVKGCRVVGIAGGPEKCALLTDELGFDAAIDYRSEDVRKALRTHCPDGIDVYFDNVGGDILDAALARLAMHARVVICGAISQYNAESKVTGPSNYLSLLVRRARMEGFVVFDYAARYKAAAAEMAGWIADGRITVKEHVVRGTVDDFPATLQMLFRGENVGKLVLELV, translated from the coding sequence ATGCCCGGAACCAACCGCCAGATCCGACTCGCCGCCCGGCCGGTGGGCGAGGTCAAGCCCGAGGACTGGGAGCACGCCGAGGCCCCGGCCGCCGAGCCGGGCGAGGGCGAGTTCGCCGGCCGCACCCGCTTCGTCTCGCTCGACCCGGCCATGCGCGGCTGGCTGGACGACCGGCCCTCCTACCTGCCGCCGGTCGGGCTCGGCGAGGTCATGCGGGCCGGGTCGGTCGTCGAGGTCACCGCCTCGAACCACCCCCGCTACCAGGTCGGCGACCTCGTGGTGGGCACCTTCGGGGTGCAGGAGCAGGTCGTCTCCGACGGGCGCGGCACCGTCCGGATCGACGCCTCGGTCGCCCCGCCCTCCACCTACCTGGGCGCCCTCGGCATGCCCGGCATGACCGCCTACTTCGGCCTGCTGGAGGTCGGCGCGCTCAAGGAGGGCGAGACGGTCGTGGTCTCCGGCGCCGCGGGCGCCGTCGGCAGCCTGGTCGGGCAGATCGCCAAGGTGAAGGGCTGCCGGGTGGTCGGCATCGCCGGCGGGCCCGAGAAGTGCGCCCTGCTCACGGACGAGCTGGGCTTCGACGCCGCGATCGACTACCGCTCCGAGGACGTCCGCAAGGCACTGCGCACGCACTGCCCGGACGGCATCGACGTCTACTTCGACAACGTCGGCGGCGACATCCTGGACGCCGCGCTGGCCCGGCTGGCCATGCACGCCCGGGTGGTGATCTGCGGCGCCATCAGCCAGTACAACGCCGAGTCCAAGGTCACCGGCCCGTCCAACTACCTGTCGCTGCTGGTGCGCCGGGCCCGGATGGAGGGCTTCGTGGTCTTCGACTACGCCGCCCGCTACAAGGCCGCGGCCGCCGAGATGGCGGGCTGGATCGCGGACGGCCGGATCACCGTCAAGGAGCACGTCGTCCGGGGCACCGTCGACGACTTCCCTGCCACCCTGCAGATGCTGTTCCGCGGCGAGAACGTCGGCAAGCTCGTCCTGGAACTGGTGTGA
- a CDS encoding ABC transporter ATP-binding protein, translating to MSTAVEVAEELEELPQAAEDEDIPVPPGAARRLLGELLGPHRGPVVRAMALIVVQQAALQSGPLLVALAMDRGIPALRAHDAGPLVAVIAAYLGCAVLATVLQRAFIRASARINQDVLLELRGRIFRHAQRLSLDFHERYTSGRIISRATSDVDALRELLAEGLQELLAVVLSVAYISVVLVVMDWRLGLLSLVSFLPMYAIVRSFRRRSQRVYRRSRTAVASVIVRFTETMNGIRPVQAFRRERANEAAFDTVNRQYAAATADGLLEMARYVGFSRAVANVWITGVVVAGAILAGHGSLELGVLTAFVLYLRRLYDPIDQLAMFLNSYQSAAAALEKIAGLLSHEPSVPEPAAPTALPATGATGRTVSFEKVRFAYRTGREVLPAFDLELPAGRTTAVVGATGAGKSTLAKLLARFYDPTDGRVALDGVDLRGIATAELRRNVVMVTQESFLFSGTVAENIAIGRPGASRAEVEQAARDIGAYDFVAALPDGFDTDVRKRGGRISAGQRQLVAFARALLADPAVLILDEATSSLDVPGEQAVQRAMRTVLAGRTAVVIAHRLSTVEIADRVLVMEQGRIVEDGTPAELIGGSGRFAGLHEAWRDSLV from the coding sequence ATGAGCACCGCCGTCGAGGTCGCCGAGGAGCTGGAGGAGCTGCCGCAGGCGGCCGAGGACGAGGACATCCCCGTCCCGCCCGGCGCCGCCCGTCGGCTGCTGGGCGAACTGCTGGGCCCGCACCGCGGCCCGGTGGTGCGGGCGATGGCGCTGATCGTCGTCCAGCAGGCGGCCCTGCAGTCCGGGCCGCTGCTGGTCGCGCTGGCGATGGACCGCGGGATCCCCGCCCTGCGCGCGCACGACGCCGGGCCGCTGGTCGCGGTGATCGCCGCGTACCTGGGCTGCGCCGTGCTGGCCACGGTGCTGCAGCGGGCGTTCATCCGGGCCAGCGCCCGGATCAACCAGGACGTGCTGCTGGAGCTGCGCGGCCGGATCTTCCGGCACGCCCAGCGGCTCAGTCTCGACTTCCACGAGCGGTACACCTCGGGGCGGATCATCTCGCGCGCCACCAGTGACGTGGACGCGCTGCGCGAGCTGCTCGCCGAGGGCCTGCAGGAGCTGCTCGCGGTGGTCCTCTCGGTGGCGTACATCTCGGTGGTGCTGGTGGTGATGGACTGGCGCCTGGGTCTGCTGTCGCTGGTGTCCTTCCTGCCGATGTACGCGATCGTGCGGTCGTTCCGGCGGCGCTCGCAGCGGGTCTACCGGCGCTCGCGGACGGCGGTGGCGTCGGTGATCGTCCGCTTCACCGAGACGATGAACGGCATCCGCCCGGTGCAGGCCTTCCGCCGCGAGCGGGCCAACGAGGCCGCGTTCGACACGGTGAACCGGCAGTACGCCGCGGCCACCGCGGACGGCCTGCTGGAGATGGCCCGCTACGTCGGGTTCTCGCGGGCGGTCGCCAACGTGTGGATCACCGGCGTCGTGGTGGCCGGCGCGATCCTGGCCGGCCACGGCTCGCTGGAGCTGGGCGTGCTCACCGCCTTCGTGCTCTACCTGCGGCGGCTGTACGACCCGATCGACCAGCTGGCGATGTTCCTGAACAGCTACCAGTCGGCGGCCGCCGCGCTGGAGAAGATCGCCGGGCTGCTGTCCCACGAGCCGTCCGTGCCGGAGCCGGCCGCCCCGACCGCGCTGCCCGCCACCGGGGCCACCGGCCGGACGGTCTCCTTCGAGAAGGTGCGGTTCGCCTACCGGACGGGCCGCGAGGTGCTGCCCGCCTTCGACCTGGAGCTGCCCGCCGGGCGGACGACCGCGGTGGTCGGTGCGACCGGCGCGGGCAAGTCGACGCTGGCGAAGCTGCTCGCCCGCTTCTACGACCCGACCGACGGCCGGGTCGCGCTGGACGGCGTGGACCTGCGCGGGATCGCCACGGCGGAGCTGCGCCGCAACGTGGTGATGGTGACCCAGGAGTCGTTCCTGTTCTCCGGGACGGTCGCCGAGAACATCGCGATCGGCCGGCCGGGCGCGAGCCGGGCCGAGGTGGAGCAGGCGGCCCGGGACATCGGCGCGTACGACTTCGTCGCCGCGCTGCCGGACGGCTTCGACACCGACGTGCGCAAGCGTGGCGGCCGGATCTCGGCCGGCCAGCGTCAGCTGGTGGCCTTCGCCCGGGCGCTGCTGGCGGACCCTGCGGTGCTGATCCTGGACGAGGCGACGAGTTCGCTGGACGTGCCGGGCGAGCAGGCGGTGCAGCGGGCGATGCGCACGGTGCTGGCCGGGCGGACGGCCGTGGTGATCGCGCACCGGCTCTCCACGGTGGAGATCGCCGACCGGGTGCTGGTGATGGAACAGGGCCGGATCGTGGAGGACGGCACCCCCGCCGAACTGATCGGCGGCAGCGGCCGCTTCGCCGGCCTCCACGAGGCCTGGCGGGACAGCCTGGTCTGA
- a CDS encoding ABC transporter ATP-binding protein, protein MSTNQFPADRRRSTVRSLLRLWPYARIARWRLVAATTAALLASGTVLAVPIVLRRIVDGPIAHHDLGALWWPAGVLLLLGLAEAGLFGIRRVVVARPLARVETAMRGDLYAKLQRLPVSFHDRWPSGQLLSRATSDMFTMRLFLAFPLVFLIVNSTVFLVGTGLMLALDWRLALVTLVPFVPLTWLTHHFERRYSSAARAAQDQNGDLATVIEESVLGIRILKAFGRHRTMTERFTGQARDLRATELRKAGMLSDLWAVIVGLPELALGGALALGAVYVAHDQMSAGTLVAFLSTALALRWPVESLGWLIAYANEAATATDRYFEVMDEPESEEAPAGRAAVADEGIRLTGVRFRYPDAPADEPDLLRGVDLHIRRGETMALVGATGSGKTTLTALLPRLYDATAGTLTLDGTDVRDLPRPRLRELVAVAFEEPTLFSASVRENVLMGAPGADDGQLAAALATAQADFVERLPAGADTQVGEQGLSLSGGQRQRLALARAVVGDPPFLVLDDPLSALDVHTEALVEQALRRVLAGTTALVVAHRPSTVLLADRVAVLDDGRITAVGTHQELLQGSAVYRELMTGEAAPVPEGSSVR, encoded by the coding sequence ATGTCCACGAACCAGTTCCCCGCCGACCGGCGCCGGTCCACCGTGCGCTCGCTGCTGCGGCTGTGGCCGTACGCCCGGATCGCCCGCTGGCGGCTCGTCGCGGCCACCACGGCCGCCCTGCTCGCCTCCGGCACCGTGCTGGCCGTCCCGATCGTGCTCCGCCGGATCGTCGACGGCCCGATCGCCCACCACGACCTCGGGGCGCTCTGGTGGCCGGCCGGGGTGCTCCTGCTGCTCGGGCTCGCCGAGGCCGGCCTCTTCGGCATCCGCCGGGTGGTCGTGGCCCGGCCGCTGGCCCGGGTGGAGACGGCCATGCGCGGCGACCTCTACGCCAAGCTGCAGCGGCTGCCGGTCTCCTTCCACGACCGCTGGCCGTCCGGCCAGCTGCTCTCGCGGGCCACCTCGGACATGTTCACCATGCGGCTGTTCCTGGCCTTCCCGCTGGTCTTCCTGATCGTCAACTCGACGGTCTTCCTGGTCGGCACCGGCCTGATGCTGGCCCTGGACTGGCGGCTCGCCCTGGTGACCCTCGTCCCGTTCGTCCCGCTGACCTGGCTGACGCACCACTTCGAGCGGCGCTACTCCTCCGCCGCCCGCGCCGCCCAGGACCAGAACGGCGACCTGGCCACCGTGATCGAGGAGTCCGTCCTGGGCATCCGGATCCTCAAGGCCTTCGGCCGGCACCGCACCATGACCGAGCGCTTCACCGGGCAGGCCCGCGACCTGCGGGCCACCGAACTGCGCAAGGCCGGGATGCTCTCCGACCTGTGGGCCGTCATCGTCGGCCTGCCCGAGCTCGCCCTCGGCGGCGCGCTCGCGCTCGGCGCCGTCTACGTCGCCCACGACCAGATGTCGGCCGGCACCCTGGTCGCCTTCCTCTCCACCGCGCTGGCGCTGCGCTGGCCGGTCGAGTCGCTCGGCTGGCTGATCGCCTACGCCAACGAGGCGGCCACCGCGACCGACCGCTACTTCGAGGTGATGGACGAGCCCGAGTCCGAGGAAGCCCCGGCCGGGCGGGCCGCCGTCGCGGACGAGGGCATCCGGCTGACCGGCGTCCGCTTCCGCTACCCCGACGCGCCCGCGGACGAGCCCGACCTGCTGCGCGGCGTCGACCTGCACATCCGGCGCGGCGAGACGATGGCCCTGGTCGGTGCCACCGGCAGCGGCAAGACCACGCTCACCGCCCTGCTCCCGCGCCTGTACGACGCCACCGCCGGGACACTCACCCTGGACGGCACCGACGTCCGCGACCTGCCCCGGCCGCGGCTGCGCGAACTGGTCGCGGTCGCCTTCGAGGAACCCACCCTGTTCTCCGCGTCCGTCCGGGAGAACGTGCTGATGGGCGCGCCCGGTGCCGACGACGGGCAGCTCGCCGCCGCCCTCGCCACCGCCCAGGCCGACTTCGTGGAGCGGCTGCCCGCCGGCGCCGACACCCAGGTCGGCGAGCAGGGCCTGAGCCTGTCCGGCGGCCAGCGCCAGCGGCTCGCGCTGGCCCGGGCCGTGGTCGGCGATCCGCCGTTCCTGGTCCTCGACGACCCGCTCTCGGCGCTCGACGTGCACACCGAGGCGCTGGTCGAGCAGGCGCTGCGGCGCGTCCTGGCGGGCACCACCGCGCTGGTGGTGGCCCACCGGCCGAGCACCGTCCTGCTGGCCGACCGGGTCGCCGTCCTGGACGACGGCCGGATCACCGCCGTCGGCACCCACCAGGAGCTGCTCCAGGGCTCCGCCGTCTACCGCGAACTGATGACGGGCGAGGCCGCCCCCGTCCCCGAAGGGAGCAGCGTCCGATGA
- the glgX gene encoding glycogen debranching protein GlgX, protein MTAWQELGRDTRQESGRAAAARPGGAAAAHPAPAEPWPGSWQPLGARFRTGPEGPGTNFALWAAGAEAVDLCLFAEDGTETRHRLTEQTFQTWHGFLPGVLPGARYGYRVHGRWDPWTGARWNPAKLLVDPYARAIDGAYTSHDAVCSAVRNWPEPDVADTVRDGRDSAPYVPRGVVVHDDDDWYDDQRPKTPWAETVLYEVHVRGFTMRHPDVPPELRGTYAGLAHPAAIAHLRRLGVTAVELLPVHHHVSEDHLQARGLINYWGYNTLGFFAPHAGYSAAGSRGQQVGEFKRMVRALHAAGIEVILDVVYNHSAESGVMGPALSLRGIDNGGYYRLERNRRGYADYTGCGNTLDTRQPHVVRLITDSLRYWVTEMGVDGFRFDLAAALARGGDGVEMHHPFLAAVSQDPLLSRVKLIAEPWDVGPGGYQVGGFPPLWAEWNDKYRDTVRDFWRGARPDVRELGYRLSGSSDLYQRGGRRPHASVNFVTAHDGFTLRDLVSYNRKHNEANGEQNRDGTDDNRSWNHGAEGDDGDPALRELRIRQLRNLLTTLLLSTGVPMLTAGDELGRTQQGNNNAYCQDNEISWLDWSLLEDPAWRSLSELVGRLVRLRRAHPVLRQRAFFSGRETVPGGQRDLAWFTPAGRLMTEADWFAPTAALGMLLSGSAMSERDQHGCPLRDDSFLLLLNAGAEPVTFTLPGEPWPCAYESVVDTAEAGTPRDAVPVVGTVVLGGRSLRLLRAPDRG, encoded by the coding sequence ATGACGGCGTGGCAGGAGCTCGGACGGGACACGCGCCAGGAGTCCGGCCGGGCGGCCGCGGCGCGGCCGGGCGGGGCCGCAGCCGCCCACCCGGCGCCCGCCGAACCCTGGCCGGGCAGCTGGCAGCCGCTCGGCGCCCGGTTCCGCACCGGCCCCGAGGGGCCGGGCACCAACTTCGCCCTGTGGGCGGCCGGCGCCGAGGCGGTGGACCTCTGCCTGTTCGCCGAGGACGGCACCGAGACCCGGCACCGGCTGACCGAGCAGACCTTCCAGACCTGGCACGGGTTCCTGCCCGGCGTCCTGCCCGGCGCCCGCTACGGCTACCGGGTGCACGGCCGCTGGGACCCGTGGACGGGCGCCCGCTGGAACCCGGCCAAGCTGCTGGTCGACCCCTACGCCCGGGCCATCGACGGCGCCTACACCAGCCACGACGCGGTGTGCAGCGCCGTCCGCAACTGGCCGGAGCCGGACGTCGCCGACACCGTGCGCGACGGCCGCGACTCGGCGCCGTACGTGCCCCGCGGGGTGGTCGTCCACGACGACGACGACTGGTACGACGACCAGCGGCCCAAGACGCCGTGGGCCGAGACGGTGCTGTACGAGGTGCACGTGCGGGGCTTCACCATGCGGCACCCGGACGTCCCGCCCGAGCTGCGCGGCACCTACGCCGGGCTCGCCCACCCGGCCGCGATCGCCCACCTGCGCCGGCTCGGCGTGACCGCGGTCGAGCTGCTGCCCGTCCACCACCACGTGAGCGAGGACCACCTCCAGGCCCGCGGCCTGATCAACTACTGGGGCTACAACACGCTCGGCTTCTTCGCCCCGCACGCCGGGTACTCCGCCGCCGGCAGCCGCGGCCAGCAGGTCGGCGAGTTCAAGCGGATGGTCCGGGCGCTGCACGCGGCGGGCATCGAGGTCATCCTCGACGTCGTCTACAACCACTCCGCGGAGTCCGGGGTGATGGGCCCGGCGCTGTCGCTGCGCGGCATCGACAACGGCGGCTACTACCGGCTGGAGCGCAACCGGCGCGGCTACGCCGACTACACCGGCTGCGGCAACACCCTCGACACCCGGCAGCCGCACGTGGTGCGGCTGATCACCGACTCGCTGCGGTACTGGGTGACCGAGATGGGCGTGGACGGCTTCCGCTTCGACCTGGCCGCGGCGCTGGCCCGCGGCGGCGACGGCGTGGAGATGCACCACCCGTTCCTCGCCGCGGTCTCCCAGGACCCGCTGCTGAGCCGGGTCAAGCTGATCGCCGAACCGTGGGACGTCGGCCCCGGCGGCTACCAGGTCGGCGGCTTCCCGCCGCTGTGGGCCGAGTGGAACGACAAGTACCGCGACACCGTCCGGGACTTCTGGCGCGGCGCCCGTCCGGACGTCCGCGAGCTCGGCTACCGGCTCTCCGGCTCCTCGGACCTCTACCAGCGCGGCGGACGCCGCCCGCACGCCTCGGTCAACTTCGTCACCGCGCACGACGGCTTCACCCTGCGCGACCTGGTCTCCTACAACCGCAAGCACAACGAGGCCAACGGCGAGCAGAACCGGGACGGCACCGACGACAACCGGTCCTGGAACCACGGTGCGGAGGGCGACGACGGCGACCCCGCCCTGCGCGAGCTGCGGATCCGCCAGCTGCGCAACCTGCTCACCACCCTGCTGCTCTCCACCGGGGTGCCGATGCTCACCGCCGGGGACGAGCTCGGCCGCACCCAGCAGGGCAACAACAACGCGTACTGCCAGGACAACGAGATCAGCTGGCTCGACTGGTCGCTGCTGGAGGACCCGGCCTGGCGCTCGCTCAGCGAGCTGGTCGGCCGGCTGGTGCGGCTGCGCCGGGCCCACCCGGTGCTGCGGCAGCGCGCGTTCTTCTCCGGGCGGGAGACGGTGCCCGGCGGGCAGCGGGACCTCGCCTGGTTCACGCCGGCCGGCCGGCTGATGACCGAGGCCGACTGGTTCGCGCCGACGGCCGCCCTGGGGATGCTGCTGTCCGGCAGCGCGATGTCCGAGCGCGACCAGCACGGCTGCCCGCTGCGCGACGACAGCTTCCTGCTGCTGCTCAACGCGGGCGCCGAACCGGTGACGTTCACCCTGCCGGGTGAACCCTGGCCGTGCGCCTACGAGTCGGTGGTGGACACCGCGGAGGCCGGCACGCCGCGGGACGCCGTGCCGGTCGTGGGCACGGTGGTGCTGGGCGGGCGCTCGCTGCGGCTGCTCCGGGCGCCCGACCGGGGCTGA
- a CDS encoding L,D-transpeptidase, with protein sequence MRPVLRARRVLAAALGLFLLAGCSGGAAAPDTGRSPRPAPPVSRAQVSTVPADGAQEVHTGDDVAVTVADGRLLSVRLADDRGVAVPGRIAPDGTRWSPSEELTPATPYTLDAVAVDAAGLRADQHSAFFTAGPAHTVTAFFTPDDDATVGVGMPVSLRFSRPVADRAAAERAVEVTADPPVPLAAHWFGDRRLDVRPEHLWTPGTQVRVALRLAGVEVAPGEYGTQTRDIGFTVGRSRVSTVDLATSTMTVREDGEEDRVLDVSAGSPQHPTYRGVMVVSEKFAETRMNSKTVGLGDEYDIKDVPHAMRLTASGTFVHGNYWADEEVFGNANTSHGCIGLADRQGGDPQSPAGWFFEGTLVGDVIVVEGAEGEGAALERAQRLEHVVGRVAARVGAGSALNVHPAPAEDSLRRGSYPGDPRSSGPAREACVEEIRSPVKPTRAAARVCTVGTGRGATE encoded by the coding sequence ATGCGTCCGGTGCTGCGGGCCCGGCGGGTACTGGCCGCCGCGCTCGGACTGTTCCTGCTGGCCGGCTGCTCGGGCGGCGCCGCGGCGCCGGACACCGGCCGCTCCCCGCGGCCGGCCCCGCCGGTCTCCCGGGCGCAGGTGAGCACGGTGCCGGCCGACGGCGCGCAGGAGGTCCACACCGGCGACGACGTCGCGGTGACGGTGGCCGACGGGCGGCTGCTCTCCGTCCGGCTGGCCGACGACCGCGGGGTGGCCGTACCCGGCCGGATTGCCCCCGACGGCACCCGGTGGAGCCCGTCGGAGGAGCTGACCCCGGCCACCCCGTACACCCTGGACGCGGTCGCCGTGGACGCCGCGGGGCTGCGCGCCGACCAGCACAGCGCGTTCTTCACGGCGGGCCCGGCGCACACCGTGACCGCGTTCTTCACCCCGGACGACGATGCGACGGTGGGCGTCGGCATGCCCGTCTCGCTGCGCTTCTCCCGGCCGGTCGCCGACCGGGCGGCGGCCGAGCGGGCGGTGGAGGTGACCGCGGACCCGCCGGTGCCGCTGGCCGCGCACTGGTTCGGCGACCGCCGTCTCGACGTGCGGCCCGAGCACCTGTGGACGCCGGGCACGCAGGTGCGGGTCGCGCTGCGGCTGGCGGGCGTCGAGGTCGCCCCCGGCGAGTACGGGACGCAGACCAGGGACATCGGTTTCACGGTGGGCCGTTCCCGGGTCTCCACGGTGGATCTCGCCACGAGCACCATGACGGTGCGTGAGGACGGCGAGGAGGACCGGGTGCTGGACGTGTCCGCGGGCAGCCCGCAGCACCCCACGTACCGCGGGGTGATGGTGGTGTCGGAGAAGTTCGCCGAGACCCGGATGAACTCGAAGACGGTCGGGCTCGGCGACGAGTACGACATCAAGGACGTCCCGCACGCGATGCGGCTGACCGCCTCCGGCACCTTCGTGCACGGCAACTACTGGGCCGACGAGGAGGTGTTCGGCAACGCCAACACCAGCCACGGCTGCATCGGCCTGGCCGACCGGCAGGGCGGCGACCCGCAGTCCCCGGCCGGCTGGTTCTTCGAGGGCACCCTCGTGGGTGACGTGATCGTGGTCGAGGGCGCCGAGGGAGAGGGTGCCGCCCTCGAACGGGCTCAACGGCTGGAACATGTCGTGGGCCGAGTGGCGGCGCGGGTCGGCGCTGGGAGTGCACTGAACGTCCACCCCGCTCCTGCCGAAGATTCACTCAGACGGGGCAGTTATCCTGGCGACCCGCGCAGCTCGGGCCCGGCCCGTGAAGCCTGTGTGGAAGAAATCCGCAGTCCGGTGAAACCGACCCGGGCCGCGGCGCGTGTATGCACCGTGGGTACCGGGAGGGGAGCAACCGAGTGA
- a CDS encoding L,D-transpeptidase: MKPVQAAEAAIVRGAASGRTGRTARRAAVAVAMGGVLLFTAACNSDGGSGGGGTNAGGSGGAGGSTTQAAPKTSAAVITVTPKDGATDVAPNGGLTVSVAGGKLTAVQVADKNGTAVAGAISADGLTWKPTGSLTVGMAYTVNAQAKDDKGLPAASTSSFTTLTPAKKVATNDNIADNGTYGVGMIVSVAFSKPVKNKDAVVAGITFDAGDGTTVKGHWFGSQRLDFRPADYWKPGTKVTVHYRLKNVEVSPGVYGDVDRDEPFTIGRYQVSTVDAASHVMTVKSGDGSAKTIPITAGNDQNPSWNGTMVISSKERVTRMNSATVANVKGDEYDVPDVPHAMRLTASGTYVHGNYWGNAFGKSNASHGCVGLSDAKGGSESSSAGKFFNSSLVGDVVKIVNSRGRPSRPTTG; the protein is encoded by the coding sequence GTGAAGCCGGTTCAGGCGGCCGAGGCCGCGATAGTCAGGGGTGCGGCGAGCGGTCGCACCGGTCGTACGGCCCGCCGGGCGGCGGTCGCGGTGGCGATGGGCGGCGTGCTGCTGTTCACTGCGGCCTGCAACAGCGACGGGGGCTCGGGCGGCGGCGGCACCAATGCCGGCGGTTCCGGCGGCGCCGGGGGCAGCACCACGCAGGCCGCGCCGAAGACCTCGGCGGCGGTGATCACGGTGACTCCCAAGGACGGCGCGACGGATGTCGCCCCCAACGGCGGGCTGACCGTCTCGGTCGCGGGCGGCAAGCTCACGGCCGTGCAGGTGGCCGACAAGAACGGCACCGCCGTCGCGGGCGCGATCAGCGCGGACGGCCTCACCTGGAAGCCCACCGGCTCGCTCACCGTCGGCATGGCCTACACGGTCAACGCGCAGGCGAAGGACGACAAGGGCCTGCCGGCCGCGTCCACCTCGTCGTTCACCACGCTGACCCCGGCGAAGAAGGTCGCGACCAACGACAACATCGCCGACAACGGCACCTACGGTGTCGGCATGATCGTCTCGGTGGCGTTCAGCAAGCCGGTGAAGAACAAGGACGCCGTCGTCGCGGGCATCACCTTCGACGCCGGCGACGGCACCACGGTCAAGGGCCACTGGTTCGGCAGCCAGCGCCTGGACTTCCGTCCGGCCGACTACTGGAAGCCCGGCACCAAGGTGACGGTGCACTACCGGCTGAAGAACGTCGAGGTCTCGCCCGGCGTGTACGGCGACGTGGACCGCGACGAGCCGTTCACCATCGGCCGCTACCAGGTCAGCACCGTCGACGCGGCCAGCCACGTGATGACCGTCAAGAGCGGCGACGGCTCCGCGAAGACCATCCCGATCACCGCGGGCAACGACCAGAACCCGTCCTGGAACGGCACCATGGTCATCTCCTCCAAGGAGCGGGTGACCCGGATGAACTCCGCGACGGTCGCGAACGTCAAGGGCGACGAGTACGACGTCCCGGACGTGCCGCACGCGATGCGCCTGACCGCCTCCGGCACCTACGTGCACGGCAACTACTGGGGCAACGCGTTCGGCAAGTCCAACGCCAGCCACGGCTGCGTCGGCCTGTCGGACGCCAAGGGCGGCAGCGAGAGCTCGTCGGCCGGCAAGTTCTTCAACAGCTCGCTGGTCGGCGACGTCGTCAAGATCGTCAACTCGCGGGGAAGACCGTCTCGCCCGACAACGGGCTGA